One segment of Eschrichtius robustus isolate mEscRob2 chromosome 3, mEscRob2.pri, whole genome shotgun sequence DNA contains the following:
- the ANKRD34A gene encoding ankyrin repeat domain-containing protein 34A, with product MLHTEGHALLRAVGQGKLRLARLLLEGGAYVNEGDAQGETALMAACRARYDDPQNKARMVRYLLEQGADPNIADRLGRTALMHACAGGGGAAVASLLLAHGADPSVRDHAGASALVHALDRGDRETLATLLDACKAKGTEVIIITTDTSPSGTKKTRQYLNSPPSPGVEDPAPAHPSPGVCTSPSEIQLQTAGVGGQGLLSPRAQEEEEKRDVFEFPLPKPPDDPSPSEPLPKPPRHPPKPLKRLNSEPWGLVAPPQPVPPAEGRPGIERLTTEFNGLTLTGRPRLSRRHSTEGPEDPPPWAEKVTGGGPLSRRNTAPEAQEPGPPSGLRQKLSRMEPVELDIPGNLCPDSPECSRPSLERRRYSASPLTLTPAGSVPSPRQSQESLPGAVSPLSGRRRSPGLLERRGSGTLLLDHIAQTRPGFLPPLNISPHPPIPDIRPQPGGRAPSLPAPPQAGAPGSPRTKRKLVRRHSMQTEQIRLLGGFQSLGGPGEPGR from the coding sequence ATGCTGCACACCGAGGGCCACGCTCTTCTTCGGGCTGTGGGTCAGGGTAAGCTACGCTTGGCCCGTTTGCTTCTGGAGGGGGGCGCCTACGTGAATGAGGGTGATGCCCAAGGGGAGACTGCGCTAATGGCGGCCTGTCGGGCCCGCTACGACGACCCCCAGAACAAGGCGCGCATGGTACGCTACCTTCTGGAGCAAGGCGCGGACCCCAACATCGCAGATCGCCTAGGGCGCACGGCGCTTATGCACGCTTGCGCCGGCGGCGGGGGCGCAGCGGTGGCCTCCCTGCTCCTTGCCCATGGCGCAGACCCTTCAGTCCGAGATCACGCTGGCGCCTCGGCGCTTGTCCACGCCCTGGACCGCGGGGATCGCGAGACCCTTGCCACGCTGCTGGACGCCTGTAAGGCCAAGGGCACGGaggtcatcatcatcaccaccgaCACCTCGCCCTCGGGCACCAAGAAGACCCGGCAGTATCTCAATTCCCCACCGTCCCCGGGGGTGGAGGACCCCGCTCCCGCTCATCCTAGCCCGGGGGTCTGCACGTCGCCTTCGGAAATCCAACTGCAGACTGCAGGAGTAGGAGGACAGGGATTGTTATCCCCTCGCgcccaggaagaagaggagaagcgGGACGTATTTGAATTCCCTCTTCCTAAGCCCCCCGATGACCCCTCCCCTTCTGAGCCACTCCCCAAACCACCCCGTCATCCTCCGAAACCACTCAAAAGGCTCAACTCCGAGCCTTGGGGCCTAGTGGCCCCTCCTCAACCGGTCCCTCCTGCCGAAGGGAGGCCGGGGATTGAGCGCCTGACCACCGAATTCAACGGCCTGACCCTGACAGGTCGACCGCGTCTTTCCAGACGTCATAGCACTGAAGGCCCAGAGGACCCGCCCCCGTGGGCGGAGAAAGTGACGGGTGGGGGTCCTCTCTCGCGCCGAAACACAGCGCCAGAAGCTCAGGAGCCTGGTCCCCCTTCAGGGCTGAGGCAGAAACTGAGCCGCATGGAGCCGGTGGAGCTCGATATCCCCGGAAATCTTTGCCCCGACTCGCCGGAGTGCAGCCGCCCGTCCCTGGAGCGCCGCAGATACAGCGCCTCCCCGCTGACCCTCACTCCAGCCGGCTCTGTTCCCTCCCCGCGCCAGTCCCAGGAGAGTCTGCCTGGGGCTGTGTCTCCGCTGAGCGGGCGGAGGCGGAGTCCGGGGTTGCTGGAGCGGAGGGGCTCGGGGACGTTGCTTCTGGACCACATCGCGCAAACACGGCCTGGTTTCCTGCCCCCGCTCAATATCAGCCCCCACCCTCCCATCCCTGACATTCGCCCCCAACCCGGAGGTCGGGCGCCTTCGCTGCCCGCCCCTCCCCAGGCGGGGGCGCCAGGCTCTCCCAGGACCAAGCGCAAGTTGGTGAGGCGCCACTCCATGCAGACTGAGCAGATCCGCCTGCTAGGGGGCTTCCAGAGTCTAGGcgggccaggggagcctgggcgCTGA